Proteins encoded together in one Archaeoglobus neptunius window:
- the cofD gene encoding 2-phospho-L-lactate transferase, translating into MLVLSGGTGTPKLMQGLKEIADFWTVVNTAEDIWVSGNKVCPDIDSVIYALAEVIDEQKWWGVRGDTFTTHERLKELGYDEGMRIGDLDRATHIMRSEALRSGKTLCEATRIVAKAYGVPNEIYPMCEEEVSTIIVTDSGKLHFQEFWVLKRGEPEVKDVVFAGIERARIPDDVKKKLEKEDEVLIGPSNPITSIMPILMVEDFAERLKDKKVIAVSPIVGDKPFSGPAGKLMRAKGFEVSPIGVFDVYRDFLDILVVDISDADLESENIAATSTFMKSKEDAVRLAEFIVKLFDRI; encoded by the coding sequence GTGCTCGTCCTATCCGGCGGGACGGGAACTCCGAAACTGATGCAGGGGCTGAAGGAGATCGCTGACTTCTGGACTGTTGTGAACACGGCGGAAGATATCTGGGTTTCCGGAAATAAAGTCTGTCCTGACATCGACTCCGTGATTTACGCCCTTGCAGAGGTTATAGATGAGCAGAAATGGTGGGGTGTAAGGGGGGACACCTTCACCACTCACGAGAGGCTGAAAGAACTGGGATATGACGAGGGGATGAGAATCGGAGATCTGGACAGAGCAACACACATCATGAGGAGCGAGGCGTTAAGGAGTGGAAAAACACTCTGCGAAGCTACAAGGATCGTTGCGAAAGCCTACGGTGTGCCGAATGAAATCTATCCGATGTGCGAGGAGGAGGTATCGACCATCATTGTTACAGATTCCGGAAAACTGCATTTTCAGGAGTTCTGGGTTTTAAAAAGGGGAGAACCGGAAGTCAAGGATGTTGTATTTGCGGGTATAGAAAGGGCAAGAATACCGGATGATGTGAAGAAAAAATTGGAGAAGGAAGATGAAGTGCTGATAGGCCCGAGCAATCCCATAACGAGTATCATGCCAATTTTGATGGTTGAGGACTTTGCAGAGAGGCTTAAAGACAAGAAGGTTATTGCTGTATCGCCCATCGTAGGAGACAAACCTTTCAGCGGGCCAGCCGGAAAACTGATGAGGGCCAAAGGATTTGAGGTCTCTCCCATCGGTGTTTTTGACGTCTACAGGGACTTTCTGGATATTCTCGTTGTTGACATCAGTGATGCGGATCTGGAATCTGAAAACATTGCTGCCACCAGTACGTTCATGAAAAGCAAGGAAGATGCCGTAAGGCTTGCTGAGTTTATAGTGAAGCTTTTTGATCGGATATGA
- a CDS encoding radical SAM protein, whose product MINVAEIKKFLKRMRYPRHCIHCEGIDEKVDDPVHHPSYEITPSCNLDCIFCYSKVAEMKGKAPKPGYYGSLNPKAITISQYGEPFVAGNDRVVEIIRKLRDRFGEVRIDIQTNGTLIDPEKVCSEADIVMISLDAGSRRGYAEITGRDLFDRVVKNIERCSELTYTVVRTVFMPGLNDSELSKIAEIAVDELFLQPVSIYRENKKLVERIDLSRAESIGEFLIAAYGISKIADVRIPGCLLLNIKNFLIEYDIGDLMLVKRDAFGTVPIMQRKWRFEL is encoded by the coding sequence ATGATAAACGTCGCTGAGATTAAGAAATTCCTGAAGAGGATGAGATATCCCAGACACTGCATCCACTGCGAGGGGATAGACGAGAAAGTTGACGATCCGGTTCATCATCCCAGCTACGAAATAACCCCATCCTGCAACCTGGACTGCATTTTCTGCTACTCAAAAGTGGCGGAAATGAAGGGCAAGGCTCCCAAACCCGGATACTACGGATCGCTGAATCCAAAGGCGATAACGATCTCACAGTACGGCGAGCCGTTTGTTGCGGGTAATGACAGGGTTGTGGAGATCATCAGGAAGCTCAGAGATAGATTCGGGGAAGTGAGGATTGATATCCAGACCAACGGAACACTGATTGATCCTGAAAAAGTCTGCAGTGAGGCCGATATCGTTATGATCAGCCTTGATGCCGGAAGCAGGAGAGGTTACGCAGAAATTACGGGCAGAGACCTGTTTGACAGAGTTGTGAAGAACATCGAAAGGTGCAGTGAGCTGACATACACGGTTGTCAGAACTGTTTTCATGCCGGGACTGAACGATTCGGAGCTCAGTAAGATTGCGGAGATTGCGGTTGATGAGTTGTTTCTACAGCCCGTATCTATATACAGAGAGAACAAAAAGCTGGTTGAAAGAATTGATCTGTCAAGAGCCGAAAGTATTGGTGAATTCCTCATTGCAGCATATGGCATTTCGAAAATTGCAGACGTGAGGATTCCGGGATGCCTGCTTCTGAACATCAAAAATTTTCTCATTGAATACGACATCGGAGATCTGATGCTCGTGAAAAGAGATGCCTTCGGAACTGTACCAATAATGCAGAGGAAGTGGAGATTCGAACTTTAG
- a CDS encoding YfcE family phosphodiesterase — MRFAAISDTHDNLSAVRELLDTLKKEKLDFIVHAGDIISPFTMKEFEVLGLKLYFSFGNNDGERKILTQIAEKNGWEIGEIAEFPGGVIYHGTDRRILSILKKTGQLVVTGHTHKPSIEKGESVVLNPGEVCGYLTGKKTFAIVEDGEIALMDL; from the coding sequence ATGAGATTTGCGGCTATAAGCGATACCCATGACAACCTTTCCGCCGTAAGGGAGCTTCTGGATACTCTGAAGAAGGAGAAACTTGATTTCATAGTTCATGCAGGGGACATAATTTCGCCCTTCACCATGAAAGAGTTTGAGGTTCTCGGACTGAAGCTGTACTTCTCCTTCGGCAACAATGACGGAGAGAGGAAAATCCTTACCCAGATAGCGGAGAAAAATGGCTGGGAAATCGGGGAGATAGCTGAATTTCCGGGTGGGGTGATTTACCATGGAACAGACAGGAGAATTCTGAGCATTCTCAAAAAAACCGGGCAGCTTGTGGTTACCGGTCACACCCACAAGCCATCAATAGAAAAGGGCGAAAGTGTTGTACTGAATCCGGGCGAGGTGTGTGGATATCTCACGGGAAAAAAGACGTTTGCCATTGTTGAAGACGGTGAGATAGCTCTGATGGATTTGTAA
- a CDS encoding ABC transporter ATP-binding protein: protein MGVLRVVNLGVEIDERRILRNVNLYIKPGETFVLFGPNGSGKSTLLNAIIGNPSYRVVSGRIMFKKIDVTNLPTNERVKLGMGIAFQTPPKISGVKLIDVLRYCAKIGGYTEDRIEEFAERMRMTDHLYREINVGFSGGEVKRSELLQLMLMNPDLILLDEPDSGVDLENVALIGEAINELLERDKNDDEREKSGIIITHQGHILDYVDADYAAILYKGQIACIGEPEDILHQIRSNGYEGCLAKCLKNMRNSE from the coding sequence ATGGGTGTGCTGAGAGTCGTAAATCTGGGTGTCGAGATAGATGAAAGAAGAATACTCAGGAACGTTAATCTCTACATCAAACCGGGGGAAACTTTTGTTCTATTCGGGCCGAATGGCTCCGGTAAATCGACACTGCTCAATGCCATAATAGGAAACCCCTCATACAGGGTCGTTAGTGGGAGAATAATGTTCAAAAAGATAGATGTCACAAATTTACCGACAAATGAGAGAGTTAAGCTCGGGATGGGGATTGCCTTCCAGACGCCTCCTAAAATAAGCGGGGTAAAGCTCATAGACGTGCTGAGATACTGCGCCAAAATTGGGGGCTACACGGAGGACAGGATTGAAGAGTTTGCAGAGAGGATGAGGATGACTGACCACCTCTACAGAGAGATAAACGTCGGATTTTCGGGTGGAGAGGTCAAGAGATCCGAACTGCTGCAATTGATGCTCATGAACCCTGACCTGATTCTACTCGATGAGCCGGACAGCGGCGTTGACCTGGAAAACGTTGCCCTGATCGGTGAAGCCATCAATGAGCTTCTGGAGAGAGACAAAAACGATGATGAAAGGGAAAAATCCGGAATCATAATCACACATCAGGGACATATTCTCGATTATGTAGATGCTGATTACGCAGCAATACTGTACAAGGGCCAGATTGCCTGTATTGGTGAGCCCGAGGATATTCTCCATCAGATAAGGAGTAACGGTTACGAGGGGTGTTTGGCAAAATGTCTGAAAAATATGAGGAACTCGGAATAG
- a CDS encoding SufB/SufD family protein, protein MSEKYEELGIDEERLKEVGIELDKSKRSGTFIQEDQEARTFASFFEGVEVMSIREAMKKYDWVKNYFWKLLRRDQDEFTMEADSEDVNGYFIRALPDAKVEIPVEACLYLKKAEKQRVHNIVIAEENSELNIISGCTSHPGVAGMHIGLSEFFVKKNAKLSFTMIHSWEPGVEVRPRTAIHIEEGGTFISNYILLNPVKLVQTYPTAYVEKDARVIFNSVLVALEGSTIDSGARAVLRGENSSAEIISRTISKGGKVIARGHIMGDAPEVKGHLECKGLMLSENGSILAIPELEARYPNVELSHEAAIGKIAEEEIFYLMSRGLSRDEATSAIVRGFMEIEIKGLPEPLKEAIDRTIEMAEKDLL, encoded by the coding sequence ATGTCTGAAAAATATGAGGAACTCGGAATAGATGAGGAAAGGCTGAAAGAGGTCGGAATCGAGCTGGACAAGTCCAAAAGGTCGGGCACCTTTATCCAGGAAGACCAGGAGGCAAGAACCTTCGCATCCTTCTTTGAGGGTGTGGAAGTAATGAGTATCAGAGAGGCAATGAAAAAGTACGACTGGGTTAAGAACTACTTTTGGAAGCTCCTCAGAAGGGATCAGGACGAATTCACAATGGAAGCTGATAGTGAGGACGTAAACGGCTACTTCATAAGAGCGCTTCCAGATGCAAAGGTGGAGATACCCGTTGAAGCATGTCTCTATCTAAAAAAGGCTGAAAAACAGAGAGTGCACAATATTGTCATAGCGGAAGAGAATTCCGAGCTGAATATCATATCGGGCTGCACATCTCACCCAGGAGTTGCAGGAATGCATATTGGTCTCTCAGAGTTCTTTGTTAAAAAGAACGCAAAACTGTCATTTACGATGATACATAGCTGGGAGCCGGGTGTTGAGGTAAGACCCAGAACCGCCATCCACATCGAGGAGGGAGGGACATTCATAAGCAACTATATCCTTCTGAACCCTGTAAAGCTCGTTCAGACGTATCCTACCGCCTATGTGGAGAAAGACGCTCGAGTGATTTTTAACAGCGTTCTGGTTGCTCTGGAAGGAAGCACAATTGATTCCGGAGCAAGAGCTGTGCTCAGAGGTGAGAACAGCAGTGCAGAGATAATATCAAGAACCATAAGCAAAGGTGGGAAGGTTATTGCCAGAGGGCATATTATGGGAGATGCGCCAGAGGTAAAGGGACATCTGGAGTGCAAGGGTCTGATGCTCTCGGAAAACGGATCGATTCTTGCCATTCCAGAACTGGAGGCCAGATATCCAAATGTAGAGCTCAGTCATGAAGCTGCAATTGGAAAAATAGCTGAAGAGGAGATTTTCTACCTGATGTCCCGCGGTCTGAGCAGAGACGAAGCCACATCGGCAATAGTCAGAGGTTTTATGGAGATAGAAATAAAGGGTCTGCCTGAGCCCCTTAAAGAGGCCATAGACAGGACGATAGAGATGGCCGAAAAAGACCTGCTCTAG
- the rnhB gene encoding ribonuclease HII, whose product MKAGIDEAGKGCVIGPMVVAGVACECESQLLEMGVRDSKKLSHGRRIELAEKIREIARVEVLKIEAETLDRQMSQKTINEILKDSYASIIRRLEPEIAYVDSPDVIPERLSRELEELCGVKVIAEHKADEKYPLVAAASIVAKVAREEEIEKLKEAFGDFGSGYASDPRTREFLKECIRRGTIPGCVRKRWKTISNLKQQTLGDYL is encoded by the coding sequence ATGAAGGCCGGAATAGATGAGGCTGGTAAGGGCTGTGTCATTGGCCCCATGGTGGTGGCTGGAGTTGCGTGTGAGTGTGAATCGCAGTTGCTGGAGATGGGGGTCAGAGATTCAAAGAAGTTGAGCCATGGCAGGAGAATAGAGCTGGCGGAGAAAATACGTGAAATTGCGAGGGTAGAGGTTTTAAAAATAGAGGCCGAAACCCTTGATAGACAAATGTCTCAGAAAACGATAAATGAAATTTTAAAAGACAGCTATGCTTCAATCATCAGAAGGCTTGAGCCAGAAATCGCTTATGTTGACAGTCCGGATGTTATTCCGGAGAGACTTTCCAGGGAACTTGAAGAGCTCTGTGGGGTTAAGGTTATTGCCGAGCATAAGGCGGATGAGAAATACCCTCTTGTTGCAGCAGCTTCGATTGTTGCGAAGGTAGCAAGAGAAGAGGAGATAGAGAAATTGAAAGAGGCTTTTGGAGATTTTGGGAGCGGTTATGCCAGCGATCCCAGAACCAGAGAGTTTTTAAAAGAGTGTATAAGGCGGGGCACAATTCCGGGTTGCGTAAGAAAGCGATGGAAAACTATTTCCAACTTAAAGCAGCAAACTCTTGGAGATTACCTTTAA